In Calonectris borealis unplaced genomic scaffold, bCalBor7.hap1.2 HAP1_SCAFFOLD_68, whole genome shotgun sequence, the following proteins share a genomic window:
- the LOC142076596 gene encoding LOW QUALITY PROTEIN: E3 ubiquitin-protein ligase RBBP6-like (The sequence of the model RefSeq protein was modified relative to this genomic sequence to represent the inferred CDS: inserted 1 base in 1 codon) translates to MLTLAGCHWPPLSREEFYREQRRLKEEEVFGSMKSKSPYSASPYSTSSSTCSTSRSGSSRTLSYSRSFSPSHSRSYSRLLPYPRRGKGKRRNYCCRSRSHGYQRSRSRSPPYRRCHSRSRSPAFRGQCPTKQTIPQEEGGREYFNRYREVPPYDLKAYYGRSLDFRDPFEKARYRKWERNYREWHGKFYKGYAVGAQPHPPVNRENSSPGRFDPPGTRQENSPYARGRREDYPAWQSHQNHNIAGNYPEKPSERESHGIKDPTESKDKEVKNPLGDSQGNKHKKRRKRDEDEGFPNAELLAGARKPREPVPAEDVKMDSLFMVPSRDDATPVRDEPMEADSIXFKPMSEKEKKEKDKPKAKIDKTKRKVEVAVPPKTDNIIKLAKASSNGNLLEWKRESKKREGKREIGN, encoded by the exons atgcttacgttggcaggatgccattggcctcccttatctagggaggagttttacagagaacaacggagacttaaagaggaggaagtatttggctcaatgaa gtccaagtctccttatagtgcttccccttactctacaagttcgtctacctgctccacatcaagatcaggttcttcccgcactctctcctactctcgctcatttagtccttcccattctcgttcctactcacgattgctgccgtatccaagaagaggcaaagggaagaggcgtaactattgttgtaggtcaaggtcacacggttatcagcgttcaaggtcaaggtcacccccatacagaagatgccattcacggtcaaggtctccagcatttagaggccagtgtcccactaaacagactatacctcaagaggaaggaggaagggagtattttaacagatacagagaagttccaccatatgatctgaaagcttactatggcagatctcttgactttagagatccatttgaaaaggcaaggtaccggaaatgggaaaggaactacagagaatggcatggaaagttttacaagggctatgctgttggcgctcaacctcaccctccagtaaacagagagaactcttctccaggtaggtttgatccacctgggaccagacaagagaattcaccatatgctcggggacgtagggaggattatcctgcttggcagagccaccaaaatcacaatatagctggaaattaccctgaaaaaccttctgaaagagagagccatggcatcaaggatcctacagaATCAAAAGacaaggaggtgaaaaatccactgggagatagccaaggaaataagcataaaaagagaagaaaaagggatgaggatgaaggatttcccaatgctgagttgttagcaggtgcgagaaaaccaagagagccagttccagcagaagacgttaaaatggactccctgttcatggtcccaagcagagatgatgccacccctgtgagagatgagcctatggaagcagattcta ttttcaaaccgatgtctgaaaaggagaaaaaagagaaggataagccaaaagcaaaaattgacaagacaaagcggaaagtagaagtggctgttcctcctaagacagacaatataataaaactagctaaagcttcctcgaacggaaatctcctcgaatggaagagagaaagcaagaagagagaagggaagagagaaa tcggcaactaa